A single region of the Streptomyces virginiae genome encodes:
- a CDS encoding phosphatidylglycerol lysyltransferase domain-containing protein, which produces MSSRIDGDKSGQVPSRVRRILRGPQPESVPGLVGTAVMIVGLLDIAAGVFPRFRHSRIHAVAEVLPVFGPFAAALAISAGVLLLLLAHGLKRRKRRAWRAAVVLLPAGAVAQFLYRHSIPGVVIAALLFVLLLRHQNEFKALPDPRSRWKALANFVLMSAGSIGLGLLIVNVHPNRVVGNPGLYEQITHVVYGLFGFEGPVDYAGQVSWTVGYSLGALGMLTALTTIYLAFRPEHPAARLTADDEGKLRELLAKHGGRDSLGHFALRRDKAVVFSPSGKAAVTYRVVSGVMLASGDPIGDVEAWPGAIERFMEEAKAHSWTPAVVGCSETGGEVWTRETGLDALELGDEAIVDVKDFSLAGRPMRNVRQMVKRIERNGYTTQVRRVSELTEEELERVRGAAEAWRGTDTERGFSMALGRVGEEGDGDCFIATAHRVEEGDTSPFGDLKAVLHFVPWGKDGMSLELMRRDRAADPGMNELLIVASLQAAPDLKIEKVSLNFAMFRAALARGEKIGAGPVLRMWRNLLVFLSRWFQIESLYKFNEKFRPRWEPRFMVYRNSRDLPRIGFAVMQAEGFVTVALPRLFASRRRPKPVRTCTHTHMASVPKQQEREVQAA; this is translated from the coding sequence ATGTCTAGCAGGATAGATGGCGATAAGTCGGGACAGGTTCCGAGCAGGGTCCGCCGAATCCTCCGAGGTCCACAGCCGGAGTCGGTGCCCGGCCTGGTAGGTACGGCCGTCATGATCGTCGGCCTTCTGGACATCGCGGCAGGGGTGTTCCCGCGCTTCCGGCACAGCCGGATCCACGCGGTCGCCGAGGTGCTGCCGGTGTTCGGCCCCTTCGCAGCGGCCCTCGCGATCAGCGCGGGCGTACTGCTCCTGCTGCTCGCGCACGGCCTCAAGCGCCGCAAGCGCCGGGCCTGGCGGGCGGCGGTCGTCCTGCTGCCGGCGGGTGCCGTGGCGCAGTTCCTCTACCGGCACTCGATCCCCGGCGTGGTGATCGCGGCGCTGCTCTTCGTGCTGCTGCTGCGCCACCAGAATGAATTCAAGGCGCTGCCCGACCCGCGCAGCCGCTGGAAGGCCCTCGCCAACTTCGTCCTGATGAGCGCCGGCTCCATCGGGCTCGGCCTGCTCATCGTCAACGTCCACCCGAACCGGGTCGTCGGCAACCCGGGCCTGTACGAACAGATCACGCACGTCGTCTACGGCCTCTTCGGCTTCGAGGGCCCCGTCGACTACGCGGGCCAGGTGTCCTGGACCGTCGGGTACTCCCTCGGCGCCCTCGGCATGCTGACCGCCCTCACCACCATCTACCTGGCCTTCCGCCCCGAGCACCCGGCCGCCCGGCTCACCGCCGACGACGAGGGCAAGCTGCGCGAGCTGCTCGCCAAGCACGGCGGCCGCGACTCGCTCGGCCACTTCGCGCTGCGCCGCGACAAGGCCGTCGTCTTCTCCCCCAGCGGCAAGGCCGCCGTCACCTACCGCGTCGTCTCCGGTGTGATGCTCGCCTCCGGCGACCCCATCGGCGACGTCGAGGCCTGGCCCGGCGCGATCGAGCGGTTCATGGAGGAGGCCAAGGCCCACTCCTGGACCCCGGCCGTCGTGGGCTGCAGCGAGACCGGTGGCGAGGTCTGGACCCGCGAGACCGGTCTGGACGCCCTGGAGCTGGGTGACGAGGCGATTGTCGATGTCAAAGACTTCTCCCTCGCGGGCCGTCCCATGCGCAATGTCCGCCAGATGGTGAAGCGCATCGAACGCAACGGCTACACCACCCAGGTCCGCCGGGTCAGCGAGCTGACCGAGGAGGAGCTGGAGCGGGTCCGCGGCGCGGCCGAGGCCTGGCGCGGCACCGACACCGAGCGCGGCTTCTCGATGGCCCTGGGCCGGGTCGGCGAGGAGGGCGACGGCGACTGCTTCATCGCCACCGCCCACCGCGTGGAGGAGGGCGACACCAGCCCCTTCGGCGACCTGAAGGCCGTCCTGCACTTCGTCCCGTGGGGCAAGGACGGCATGTCGCTGGAGCTGATGCGCCGCGACCGCGCCGCCGACCCCGGCATGAACGAACTGCTGATCGTCGCCTCCCTCCAGGCCGCCCCCGACCTGAAGATCGAGAAGGTCTCGCTGAACTTCGCGATGTTCCGCGCGGCCCTCGCCCGCGGCGAGAAGATCGGCGCCGGCCCGGTCCTGCGGATGTGGCGCAACCTGCTGGTCTTCCTCTCCCGCTGGTTCCAGATCGAGTCGCTCTACAAGTTCAACGAGAAGTTCCGCCCCCGCTGGGAGCCGCGCTTCATGGTCTACCGCAACAGCCGCGACCTGCCCCGCATCGGCTTCGCCGTGATGCAGGCGGAGGGCTTCGTCACCGTGGCCCTGCCCCGACTCTTCGCCAGCCGCCGCCGGCCCAAGCCGGTGCGCACCTGCACGCACACCCACATGGCGTCCGTGCCCAAGCAGCAGGAGCGCGAGGTCCAGGCGGCGTAG
- the folP gene encoding dihydropteroate synthase, with protein MNTKRGATGRGRVAGLPDWDRCAVMGVVNVTPDSFSDGGRWFDTTAAVKRGLDLVEHGADLVDVGGESTRPGASRVDEEEELRRVVPVVRGLASEGVTVSVDTMRAVVAARAVEAGATLVNDVSGGLADPEMIPAVAAAEVPFVVMHWRGFSAGMNSLAVYEDVVGEVTTELRARIDAVVAGGIAPERIVVDPGLGFAKNAEHDLALVAHLPELRALGFPLLVAASRKRFLGRVLAGGADTTPPPARERDAATAAVSAIAAHQGAWAVRVHEVRATADAVRVARAVEGAL; from the coding sequence ATGAACACGAAGCGCGGAGCCACCGGCAGGGGCCGGGTCGCAGGTCTGCCGGACTGGGACCGTTGCGCGGTCATGGGCGTCGTCAACGTCACCCCCGACTCCTTCTCCGACGGCGGCCGCTGGTTCGACACCACCGCCGCGGTCAAGCGCGGCCTCGACCTCGTCGAGCACGGCGCCGACCTCGTCGACGTCGGCGGCGAGTCCACCCGCCCCGGTGCCTCCCGCGTCGACGAGGAGGAGGAGCTGCGCCGGGTCGTCCCCGTGGTCCGGGGCCTGGCCTCCGAAGGCGTCACCGTCTCGGTCGACACCATGCGCGCCGTCGTCGCCGCCCGGGCCGTCGAAGCCGGCGCGACCCTGGTCAACGACGTCAGCGGCGGCCTCGCCGACCCCGAGATGATCCCGGCCGTCGCCGCCGCCGAGGTGCCGTTCGTGGTGATGCACTGGCGCGGCTTCAGCGCCGGTATGAACAGCCTCGCCGTCTACGAGGACGTGGTCGGCGAGGTCACCACCGAACTGCGGGCCCGGATCGACGCGGTCGTGGCCGGCGGGATCGCCCCCGAGCGGATCGTCGTCGACCCCGGGCTGGGCTTCGCCAAGAACGCCGAGCACGACCTGGCCCTCGTGGCCCATCTGCCCGAGCTGCGCGCACTGGGCTTCCCGCTGCTGGTCGCCGCGTCGAGGAAGCGTTTCCTCGGCCGGGTCCTGGCCGGCGGCGCCGACACCACCCCGCCGCCCGCCCGCGAACGGGACGCCGCCACGGCCGCCGTCTCCGCGATCGCCGCCCACCAGGGCGCCTGGGCCGTGCGGGTGCACGAGGTACGGGCGACCGCGGACGCCGTACGGGTGGCCCGCGCCGTCGAAGGGGCACTCTGA
- the folK gene encoding 2-amino-4-hydroxy-6-hydroxymethyldihydropteridine diphosphokinase translates to MNNALNAQSDPTVQPVPASVVETVDAADVTLSNPKWAVIALGANLGNRLETLQGAIDALGDTPGMRVKAVSPVYETEPWGVEPGSQPSYLNAVVAVKTTLPPSSLLERAHAVEEAFDRVREERWGPRTIDVDIVAYADRVSDDPVLTLPHPRAHQRAFVLAPWHDIDPEAQIPGRGPVTALLAEIGLVGVTPRPDLELHLPE, encoded by the coding sequence ATGAACAACGCACTGAACGCTCAGAGCGACCCCACCGTCCAGCCCGTACCCGCCTCCGTCGTCGAGACGGTCGACGCGGCGGACGTGACCCTGTCCAACCCCAAGTGGGCCGTGATCGCGCTCGGTGCGAACCTCGGCAACCGGCTGGAGACCCTGCAGGGCGCCATCGACGCCCTCGGTGACACCCCCGGCATGCGGGTCAAGGCCGTCTCCCCCGTCTACGAGACCGAGCCGTGGGGCGTCGAGCCCGGCTCGCAGCCCTCGTACCTCAACGCGGTCGTCGCCGTGAAGACCACCCTGCCGCCGTCCTCGCTCCTGGAGCGCGCGCACGCCGTCGAGGAGGCCTTCGACCGCGTCCGCGAGGAGCGCTGGGGCCCGCGCACGATCGACGTGGACATCGTCGCGTACGCCGACCGCGTCTCCGACGACCCGGTCCTCACCCTCCCGCACCCGCGCGCCCACCAGCGTGCCTTCGTGCTGGCCCCCTGGCACGACATCGACCCGGAGGCCCAGATCCCGGGTCGCGGCCCGGTCACGGCGCTGCTGGCCGAAATCGGCCTGGTCGGCGTGACGCCGCGCCCCGACCTGGAACTCCACCTCCCCGAGTAG
- a CDS encoding zinc-dependent metalloprotease, whose translation MTSIGGAEMVDWNLAVATATRLVRPGPEVTRDEARAVVAELRRHARTSERHVREFTRMIPEGSAVPDTPVLVVDRAGWVKANVAGFRELLQPLLGKMQDRRAGAPGGAVLGAVGGKVTGVELGMLLSFLASRVLGQYETFAPVTGDLPGAGGGRLLLVAPNIVHVERELEVHPHDFRLWVCLHEETHRTQFTAVPWLREHLEGEIQTFLGATEVDPSTVLERIREAAQSFAGARPDAEHGDEGRSLVELVQTPEQREILGRLTAVMSLLEGHADFVMDGVGPQVVPSVAEIREKFQQRRASGAGRLDAALRKLLGLDAKLRQYRDGERFVRAVVGQVGMDGFNRVWTSPNTLPTKAEIASPADWVARVHRKGSEPSEAE comes from the coding sequence ATGACGAGCATCGGTGGTGCGGAGATGGTCGACTGGAACCTCGCGGTGGCGACCGCGACCCGACTGGTACGACCCGGCCCGGAGGTCACCCGGGACGAGGCGCGGGCCGTCGTCGCCGAGCTGCGGCGGCACGCCAGGACCTCGGAACGGCACGTGCGCGAGTTCACCCGGATGATCCCCGAGGGGTCGGCCGTCCCCGACACGCCCGTCCTGGTCGTGGACCGGGCCGGCTGGGTCAAGGCCAACGTCGCCGGCTTCCGCGAGCTGCTCCAGCCGCTCCTCGGCAAGATGCAGGACCGCCGCGCGGGCGCCCCCGGCGGAGCCGTCCTCGGCGCGGTCGGCGGCAAGGTCACCGGCGTCGAGCTGGGGATGCTGCTGAGCTTCCTGGCCTCCCGGGTCCTGGGCCAGTACGAGACCTTCGCACCGGTCACCGGGGACCTGCCCGGCGCCGGCGGGGGCCGGCTGCTGCTCGTCGCGCCCAACATCGTGCACGTCGAGCGCGAGCTGGAGGTGCACCCCCACGACTTCCGGCTCTGGGTCTGCCTGCACGAGGAGACGCACCGTACACAGTTCACGGCCGTCCCGTGGCTGCGCGAGCATCTCGAAGGCGAAATCCAGACGTTCCTCGGGGCCACCGAGGTCGACCCGTCCACCGTCCTGGAACGCATCCGCGAGGCCGCCCAGTCCTTCGCGGGCGCCCGCCCCGACGCCGAGCACGGTGACGAGGGACGCTCCCTCGTGGAGCTCGTCCAGACCCCGGAGCAGCGGGAGATCCTGGGTCGACTGACCGCCGTCATGTCCCTGCTGGAAGGCCACGCCGACTTCGTGATGGACGGGGTCGGTCCGCAGGTGGTGCCCTCCGTCGCCGAGATCCGGGAGAAGTTCCAGCAGCGCCGGGCCAGCGGCGCCGGCCGTCTCGACGCCGCGCTGCGCAAACTGCTGGGCCTCGACGCCAAGCTGCGCCAGTACCGCGACGGCGAGCGCTTCGTCCGCGCCGTCGTCGGCCAGGTCGGCATGGACGGCTTCAACCGGGTGTGGACCTCCCCGAACACACTGCCGACCAAGGCCGAGATCGCCAGCCCCGCCGACTGGGTCGCACGCGTGCACCGCAAGGGGAGCGAACCGAGCGAAGCGGAGTGA
- the folB gene encoding dihydroneopterin aldolase, with the protein MDRVALRGLKARGHHGVFPREREEGQTFIVDLVLHLDTRPAAAGDDLAKTVHYGVVAEEVVDVVQGEPVDLIETLAERIAQQCLKHEAVAQVEVVVHKPDAPITVPFDDVTITITRSRA; encoded by the coding sequence GTGGATCGTGTCGCGCTGCGCGGCCTCAAGGCTCGCGGGCACCACGGCGTCTTCCCCCGGGAACGCGAGGAAGGCCAGACCTTCATCGTCGACCTCGTGCTGCACCTCGACACCCGCCCCGCGGCGGCCGGAGACGACCTGGCTAAGACCGTGCATTACGGGGTAGTCGCGGAGGAAGTCGTCGACGTGGTCCAGGGTGAGCCCGTCGACCTCATCGAAACCCTGGCCGAGCGGATCGCCCAGCAGTGCCTCAAGCACGAAGCGGTGGCGCAGGTGGAGGTCGTCGTCCACAAGCCGGACGCGCCCATCACCGTCCCCTTCGACGACGTGACCATCACGATCACCCGGAGCCGCGCATGA
- the hpt gene encoding hypoxanthine phosphoribosyltransferase: MRVDEKDMGNDLQSVLITKEEIDAKLAELAAKIDAEYAGKDLLIVGVLKGAVMVMADLARALSTPLTMDWMAVSSYGAGTQSSGVVRILKDLDTDIKDKHVLIVEDIIDSGLTLSWLLSNLGSRQPASLEVVTLLRKPEAAKVAIDVKWVGFDIPNEFVVGYGLDYAEKYRNLPFVGTLAPHVYGG, from the coding sequence ATGCGGGTGGACGAGAAGGACATGGGTAACGACCTCCAGTCGGTGCTCATCACCAAGGAAGAGATCGACGCGAAGCTGGCCGAGCTGGCCGCGAAGATCGACGCGGAGTACGCGGGCAAGGACCTGCTCATCGTCGGTGTGCTCAAGGGCGCCGTGATGGTGATGGCGGACCTGGCGCGTGCCTTGTCCACCCCGCTCACCATGGACTGGATGGCGGTGTCCTCGTACGGCGCCGGGACCCAGTCCTCCGGTGTGGTGCGGATCCTCAAGGACCTGGACACCGACATCAAGGACAAGCACGTCCTGATCGTCGAGGACATCATCGACTCGGGCCTGACGCTGTCCTGGCTGCTGTCGAATCTGGGCTCCCGCCAGCCGGCCTCCCTGGAGGTCGTCACGCTGCTGCGCAAGCCCGAGGCCGCGAAGGTCGCGATCGACGTGAAGTGGGTCGGCTTCGACATCCCCAACGAGTTCGTCGTGGGCTACGGCCTGGACTACGCGGAGAAGTACCGCAACCTGCCGTTCGTCGGCACGCTCGCCCCGCACGTCTACGGCGGCTGA
- a CDS encoding nuclear transport factor 2 family protein, translating into MSRTDIEAVEEVNTAFYEAMERGDFDSLSALWLEDEISCVHPGWPVLSGRGEVLRSYALIMSHTDYIQFFLTDTKVTVIGDTALVTCTENILSGGPAEDGGELGPLVGQLVVATNVFRRTSEGWRLWSHHGSPVLTESDDDEEEDAS; encoded by the coding sequence GTGAGCAGAACCGACATCGAGGCGGTCGAAGAGGTCAACACGGCCTTCTACGAGGCAATGGAGCGGGGGGACTTCGACTCACTGTCGGCGCTCTGGCTGGAGGACGAGATCTCCTGCGTCCACCCCGGCTGGCCGGTGCTCTCGGGCCGCGGCGAGGTCCTGCGCTCGTACGCGCTGATCATGTCGCACACCGACTACATCCAGTTCTTCCTCACCGACACCAAAGTGACCGTAATAGGCGATACCGCCCTGGTGACGTGTACGGAGAACATCCTCAGCGGCGGCCCCGCCGAGGACGGCGGGGAACTCGGCCCGCTCGTCGGTCAGCTCGTCGTGGCGACGAATGTGTTCCGACGCACATCCGAGGGCTGGCGGCTCTGGTCCCACCACGGTTCTCCCGTCCTCACGGAGTCCGACGACGACGAGGAGGAGGACGCCTCCTGA
- a CDS encoding DUF3180 domain-containing protein, which translates to MKQLRPAVLAGIFVVAGVLSWAGARLWNAYGTLPGVPLAAPIVLGVIAAVLLATALSMRARLKAQRERRPGAKGVEPLMAARAVVFGQASALVAALVAGMYGGVGVFLLTDALDVPARRDQAWYAGFSVLAGVAVIAAALFLEHVLKLPEDEDPTAKAPAKA; encoded by the coding sequence GTGAAGCAACTGAGGCCGGCGGTCCTGGCGGGCATCTTCGTGGTCGCCGGGGTCCTGTCCTGGGCGGGCGCGCGCCTGTGGAACGCCTACGGCACCCTGCCGGGCGTTCCGCTGGCCGCGCCGATCGTCCTGGGCGTCATCGCGGCGGTGCTGCTGGCCACGGCCCTGTCCATGCGCGCCCGCCTCAAGGCCCAGCGCGAGCGCCGCCCGGGCGCCAAGGGCGTGGAGCCGCTGATGGCGGCCCGCGCGGTGGTCTTCGGCCAGGCCAGTGCCCTCGTGGCGGCGCTGGTGGCGGGCATGTACGGCGGTGTGGGCGTCTTCCTGCTGACCGACGCCCTCGACGTCCCCGCCCGCCGCGACCAGGCCTGGTACGCGGGCTTCTCGGTCCTGGCGGGCGTGGCGGTCATCGCCGCGGCCCTCTTCCTGGAGCACGTCCTGAAGCTCCCGGAGGACGAGGACCCGACCGCCAAGGCCCCGGCCAAGGCCTAG
- the ftsH gene encoding ATP-dependent zinc metalloprotease FtsH: MDVKRYFRGPVMWIVLAVLAVVVLMNVVGSGGGYKSVDTSEVIKAINTGQVETAKLTTGDSQMIKIELKQGQKLGKHDGTKFQANYIGDQGVQLAQSLQTKYDAGQIPDGYSVTPDKTSPFLSVLLSLLPFVLIVVVFLFLMNQMQGGGSRVMNFGKSKAKLITKDTPKTTFADVAGSDEAVEELHEIKEFLQEPAKFQAVGAKIPKGVLLYGPPGTGKTLLARAVAGEAGVPFYSISGSDFVEMFVGVGASRVRDLFEQAKANAPAIVFVDEIDAVGRHRGAGLGGGHDEREQTLNQLLVEMDGFDVKGGVILIAATNRPDILDPALLRPGRFDRQIAVDRPDMQGRLEILKVHQKGKPVAPDVDLGAVARRTPGFTGADLSNVLNEAALLTARSDKKLIDNHALDEAIDRVVAGPQKRTRIMSDREKKITAYHEGGHALVAAASPNSDPVHKITILSRGRALGYTMVLPDEDKYSTTRNEMLDQLAYMLGGRAAEELVFHDPTTGAANDIEKATATARAMVTQYGMTERLGAIKFGGDNTEPFLGREMSHPRDYSEEVAALVDEEVKKLIETAHNEAWEILVENRDVLDNLVLALLEKETLNKEQIAEIFSTIVKRPARPAWTGSSRRTPSTRPPVLSPKELQLTNSANGTSASVAPVSTEKGIEVAPEDRPE; this comes from the coding sequence ATGGACGTGAAGCGATACTTCCGTGGGCCGGTCATGTGGATCGTGCTGGCCGTCCTCGCCGTGGTCGTGTTGATGAATGTCGTCGGCTCCGGCGGCGGCTACAAGTCGGTGGACACCAGCGAGGTCATCAAGGCGATCAACACTGGCCAGGTGGAGACAGCCAAGCTGACCACCGGCGACAGCCAGATGATCAAGATCGAGCTCAAGCAAGGCCAGAAGCTCGGCAAGCACGACGGCACCAAGTTCCAGGCCAACTACATCGGGGATCAGGGCGTCCAGCTCGCCCAGAGCCTCCAGACCAAGTACGACGCCGGTCAGATCCCGGACGGATACTCCGTCACTCCGGACAAGACCAGCCCGTTCCTGAGCGTGCTGCTCTCGCTCCTGCCCTTCGTGCTCATCGTCGTTGTCTTCCTGTTCCTGATGAACCAGATGCAGGGCGGCGGCTCCCGGGTCATGAACTTCGGGAAGTCCAAGGCCAAGCTCATCACCAAGGACACCCCGAAGACCACGTTCGCCGATGTCGCGGGCTCGGACGAGGCCGTCGAGGAACTCCACGAGATCAAGGAGTTCCTCCAGGAGCCGGCGAAGTTCCAGGCCGTCGGCGCCAAGATCCCCAAGGGTGTGCTGCTGTACGGCCCGCCCGGCACCGGCAAGACCCTGCTGGCGCGTGCCGTCGCGGGCGAGGCCGGCGTCCCCTTCTACTCGATCTCCGGTTCCGACTTCGTCGAGATGTTCGTCGGTGTCGGTGCCTCGCGTGTCCGTGACCTGTTCGAACAGGCCAAGGCCAACGCGCCGGCGATCGTCTTCGTCGACGAGATCGACGCCGTCGGCCGGCACCGCGGTGCGGGTCTCGGTGGCGGTCACGACGAGCGCGAGCAGACCCTCAACCAGCTGCTGGTCGAGATGGACGGCTTCGACGTGAAGGGCGGCGTCATCCTGATCGCCGCCACGAACCGTCCGGACATCCTCGACCCGGCGCTGCTGCGCCCGGGCCGCTTCGACCGGCAGATCGCGGTCGACCGTCCCGACATGCAGGGCCGTCTGGAGATCCTCAAGGTCCACCAGAAGGGCAAGCCGGTCGCCCCGGACGTCGACCTGGGCGCGGTCGCCCGTCGCACGCCCGGCTTCACCGGTGCCGATCTCTCCAACGTCCTGAACGAGGCCGCGCTGCTCACGGCGCGCTCGGACAAGAAGCTGATCGACAATCACGCGCTGGACGAGGCGATCGACCGGGTCGTGGCGGGCCCGCAGAAGCGGACCCGGATCATGTCGGACCGGGAGAAGAAGATCACCGCGTACCACGAGGGCGGACACGCCCTGGTCGCGGCGGCCTCCCCGAACTCCGACCCGGTCCACAAGATCACGATCTTGTCCCGCGGCCGGGCCCTGGGTTACACCATGGTCCTGCCCGACGAGGACAAGTACTCGACCACGCGCAACGAGATGCTCGACCAGCTGGCGTACATGCTGGGCGGGCGCGCGGCGGAGGAGCTGGTCTTCCACGACCCGACCACCGGCGCGGCGAACGACATCGAGAAGGCCACCGCCACGGCGCGGGCCATGGTCACGCAGTACGGCATGACCGAGCGTCTCGGTGCGATCAAGTTCGGCGGCGACAACACCGAGCCGTTCCTGGGCCGCGAGATGTCGCACCCGCGGGACTACTCGGAAGAGGTCGCGGCGCTGGTCGACGAAGAGGTCAAGAAGCTCATCGAGACCGCGCACAACGAGGCCTGGGAGATCCTGGTCGAGAACCGCGACGTCCTCGACAACCTGGTCCTCGCGCTGCTGGAGAAGGAGACGCTGAACAAGGAGCAGATCGCCGAGATCTTCTCGACGATCGTGAAGCGTCCGGCCCGTCCCGCGTGGACCGGCTCCTCCCGCCGCACCCCCTCCACCCGTCCGCCGGTGCTCTCTCCCAAGGAGCTCCAGCTGACGAACTCGGCGAACGGCACGTCGGCCTCCGTCGCGCCGGTCTCCACGGAGAAGGGCATCGAAGTGGCTCCCGAGGACCGCCCCGAGTAA
- the tilS gene encoding tRNA lysidine(34) synthetase TilS, with protein sequence MGPHPAVAAIRLAVRRVLHDVLTDLTDHTGGPAAPRRAGDSPPLVLVACSGGADSMALASALAFEAPKLGIRAGGITVDHGLQSGSDLRAAEVVSRMTAIGLDPVESVAVRVGRDGGPEAAARDARYGALDEAADRLGAAAVLLGHTRDDQAETVLLGLARGSGIRSLSGMPEVSGGSAGRTNRYRRPFLQVDRQTARKACMVQSLPVWDDPHNIDPAYTRSRLRHEGLPALEKALGKGVVEALARTAQLSRDDADALDAWAAEAETGVRDADGRLECAKLYALPPAVRRRVLRRAVVAAGSPAGSLFARHIEEVDRLITGWRGQGAINLPGRVEAQRQGGRLVIRQG encoded by the coding sequence ATGGGTCCCCATCCTGCGGTCGCGGCGATACGCCTGGCGGTCCGCCGCGTACTCCACGACGTCCTCACCGACCTCACCGACCACACAGGCGGCCCCGCCGCCCCCCGCCGCGCCGGGGACTCGCCGCCGCTCGTCCTCGTCGCCTGCTCCGGCGGCGCCGACTCCATGGCGCTCGCCTCCGCCCTCGCCTTCGAGGCCCCCAAGCTCGGCATCCGGGCCGGCGGCATCACCGTCGACCACGGACTGCAATCCGGCTCCGACCTGCGCGCCGCCGAGGTCGTCTCCCGCATGACCGCCATCGGCCTCGACCCGGTGGAGTCCGTCGCCGTGCGCGTCGGCCGCGACGGCGGACCCGAGGCCGCCGCCCGCGACGCCCGCTACGGGGCCCTGGACGAGGCCGCGGACCGACTGGGCGCCGCCGCCGTGCTGCTCGGCCACACCCGGGACGATCAAGCCGAAACCGTCCTGCTGGGCCTGGCCCGCGGCTCCGGCATCCGCTCGCTCTCCGGCATGCCCGAGGTCTCCGGCGGATCCGCCGGCCGCACCAACCGCTACCGCCGCCCCTTCCTCCAGGTCGACCGGCAGACCGCCCGCAAGGCCTGCATGGTCCAGTCCCTCCCCGTCTGGGACGACCCGCACAACATCGACCCCGCCTACACCCGCTCCCGGCTGCGCCACGAGGGGCTGCCCGCCCTCGAGAAGGCGCTCGGCAAGGGAGTCGTCGAGGCGCTCGCCCGTACCGCGCAGCTCTCCCGCGACGACGCCGACGCCCTGGACGCCTGGGCCGCCGAGGCGGAGACCGGCGTACGCGACGCGGACGGCCGCCTGGAGTGCGCCAAGCTCTACGCCCTGCCCCCGGCCGTCCGCCGCCGCGTGCTGCGCAGGGCCGTCGTCGCGGCGGGGTCTCCCGCGGGTTCCCTCTTCGCCCGCCACATCGAAGAAGTCGACCGCCTCATCACCGGATGGCGGGGTCAGGGCGCCATCAACCTGCCCGGCCGGGTCGAGGCCCAGCGGCAGGGTGGCAGACTTGTCATCCGGCAGGGCTGA
- the folE gene encoding GTP cyclohydrolase I FolE, producing MTDPVTLTGDEGTIGVFDEKRAEAAVRELLIAVGEDPDREGLLETPARVARSYREIFAGLYQKPEEVLTTTFDLGHDEMVLVKDIEVMSSCEHHLVPFHGVAHVGYIPSTDGKITGLSKLARLVDVFARRPQVQERLTTQIADSLMEILDPRGVIVVIECEHMCMTMRGVRKPGAKTITSAVRGQLRDPATRNEAMSLIMAR from the coding sequence ATGACCGACCCAGTGACCTTGACCGGTGACGAGGGCACGATCGGCGTGTTCGACGAGAAGCGCGCCGAGGCGGCGGTCCGTGAGCTCCTGATCGCGGTCGGCGAGGACCCGGACCGCGAGGGCCTCCTGGAGACCCCGGCGCGCGTGGCGCGCTCGTACCGGGAGATATTCGCGGGCCTGTACCAGAAGCCCGAAGAGGTCCTGACGACGACGTTCGACCTGGGCCATGACGAGATGGTCCTCGTGAAGGACATCGAAGTCATGAGTTCCTGTGAACATCATCTGGTCCCCTTCCACGGCGTGGCGCACGTCGGCTACATCCCGTCCACCGACGGCAAGATCACCGGCCTGTCGAAGCTGGCCCGCCTCGTGGACGTGTTCGCCCGCCGTCCGCAGGTGCAGGAGCGGCTGACCACGCAGATCGCGGACTCCCTGATGGAGATCCTGGACCCGCGCGGGGTCATCGTGGTCATCGAGTGCGAGCACATGTGCATGACCATGCGCGGGGTCCGCAAGCCCGGCGCGAAGACCATCACCTCGGCGGTCCGCGGCCAGCTCCGCGACCCGGCCACCCGTAACGAGGCCATGAGCCTGATCATGGCGCGCTGA